Proteins encoded by one window of Haliotis asinina isolate JCU_RB_2024 chromosome 6, JCU_Hal_asi_v2, whole genome shotgun sequence:
- the LOC137287437 gene encoding dentin sialophosphoprotein-like, with product MTSAGHGAVFVLTVIIQSSVYIHTSDVTPSCNYTLTTTRGVIRSPNYPHPYPGGVTCQWHITVGNNVNAIGLTLAIKHYSTQETNSGRLFEEELLIYEENPSFSNATPVVYTETDDVYQSQQQELWLRFSSAPNIGRKSPGPNVLGFDILYSAVIPGDSCPSRDSPETPLNASVVGNSTVGSFISYSCSRGFRLDGARVTVCVLGESGQPTWSDPAPSCLDTCKLPAIPNGNTQYLDLKVNSTLTFFCDSPYVVKGGDTIKCILDNRGIPAWNRSSIQCVIPDCSNRIVLTQWSGAIVNPGYATSVINADVSCSWQVVAEVGRIIHLSFLYFDLPAGSTLEVTDTGRERRLIVRLVGGDAPRNVTSQTNVVELEYHGPARNSTDHQGFYIQYQMGSLPIILDDERRGSRTPNLPPITTTPPVTSPKPVTTYVDDDSGTVKIAVGVGVPVFICLVVILGLYLWYRKKYPVRMIIGREFGKFYNPEYATKATSTLTLVREDAEDFFNIASRATSNVSLVMDKESGPHYVNVAFTNDHDGVTSGELDDTEHQPLDQDAEDRELMKRKSYLFTHMDMFDGDEDSRKEEDSSSDSGSVSHSDKSHTSRRTQDVVVTVEQEQEEEQEHVAAIQTEVNISQSDGFSTVGSNLNNNFPHRKLSLSALIERSRDRRAFTNEEPKPRRLSYDASMSVRGRSLSAKTPGEVTLEAEKLTALLNMSKGSCWSRSLADDEEDEHASEAVDNTPGHLREISSDNEENQVENQSRGAVYGDSVDNMEVRNVLQEDENVSVSPESTVVATEEDRHEQPNKDGETEDLVNIQDGVYEKIVVKEGHVSDGELPLVVGAPVEGSEPEQDITGRTDETDADSSGKEETDSIVSHTKDGQQYSSVSDSEREFVLKDEIDSVTSQPKNDSEKEYFARADVDLVDPNDTRHSATAPGQVSDPNEESSQGAPDTVTGKSVESSDEDDQLGVDVHVKTASPRDPPPPVSELSREFDRTDIPGEGVSHTHPENVSDSSESDKPFASSSGLGHTDDEEKVQSHPESVTLVSTSFHDGEKSDGHVDFRPTSNSFKEDDSEDDSVSESSTSSNVSGRYDFGNPVQKSDDEDEGERGGEKEVGRDIPHPPHSPDSADGVVAFKQQEDDEDRSSVVSGFEPKKEAGINLDTSSISSLDPSLLDTSVELSTSSTESPVPQKRFSHPPTTSDQPRKVLAPVFTIGDDDDDTHSDASSDSEEEDKPRASISSIINTINPMPGIEEESDSDEGRSRSYNISGVGDDASESEEEGLQFTDDDLLAELSDGSSKDGRSDSSHNVKLTPGTFVFGDPDDDIDV from the exons ATGACCTCAGCGGGTCACGGAGCTGTGTTCGTGTTGACTGTTATCATTCAGTCCTCCgtatatatccatacatctgacGTCACTCCATCTTGTAATTACACCCTCACGACCACCCGGGGGGTGATCCGCTCCCCAAACTACCCTCACCCCTACCCTGGCGGGGTAACATGCCAGTGGCACATCACTGTTGGTAATAATGTAAACGCCATCGGCTTAACGCTAGCCATTAAACACTACTCCACGCAAGAAACAAACTCAGGAAGACTGTTTGAGGAGGAACTTCTAATATATGAAGAAAACCCTTCTTTTTCTAACGCGACCCCTGTTGTTTACACGGAGACCGATGATGTTTACCAATCACAACAACAAGAACTCTGGCTGAGGTTTTCATCTGCCCCAAACATCGGCAGAAAAAGCCCGGGGCCAAACGTCCTCGGCTTCGACATCCTATACAGTGCTGTTATCCCTGGAGACAGCTGCCCATCTCGCGACAGCCCCGAAACCCCTTTAAATGCATCCGTTGTTGGCAATAGTACAGTGGGGTCGTTCATCTCCTACAGTTGCAGCCGTGGATTTAGACTTGACGGCGCTCGTGTGACTGTTTGTGTGTTGGGTGAGTCGGGCCAACCCACGTGGTCCGACCCCGCCCCTTCATGTTTGGACACGTGTAAACTTCCAGCTATACCAAACGGAAACACGCAGTATTTAGATTTAAAAGTAAATTCAACTTTAACATTTTTCTGTGATTCGCCATATGTCGTTAAAGGAGGGGATACAATTAAATGCATTCTTGATAACAGAGGAATCCCAGCATGGAACAGATCTTCCATACAATGTGTAATTCCTGATTGTTCTAACCGGATAGTGCTAACACAATGGAGTGGCGCCATAGTGAACCCAGGTTACGCCACAAGTGTTATCAACGCCGACGTGAGCTGCAGTTGGCAGGTCGTTGCTGAGGTCGGTCGGATCATTCACCTTTCATTTCTATACTTCGACCTGCCCGCCGGTAGCACGCTAGAAGTGACGGATACAGGGCGTGAGAGGAGACTGATTGTAAGGTTAGTTGGTGGAGATGCACCTCGAAATGTCACCAGCCAAACGAATGTAGTAGAACTAGAGTACCATGGTCCGGCGAGGAACTCCACTGATCATCAAGGATTCTACATACAGTATCAGATGGGGTCTCTTCCGATCATCTTAGATGACGAGCGCAGGGGATCTAGAACACCCAATCTACCTCCG ATCACAACGACACCGCCGGTGACGTCCCCAAAGCCGGTGACGACGTACGTTGACGACGACAGTGGGACAGTGAAGATTGCCGTCGGGGTAGGTGTACCCGTGTTTATCTGTCTGGTTGTCATCTTGGGTTTGTATCTATGGTACAGAAAGAAATACCCCGTCAGGATGATTATAGGCCGAGAGTTCGGCAAGTTCTACAATCCCGAATACGCTACAAAGGCCACGTCCACTCTTACGCTTGTCAGAGAAGACGCTGAAGACTTCTTCAATATTGCTTCGCGGGCTACGTCAAACGTGAGTTTGGTAATGGACAAAGAATCCGGTCCTCATTATGTGAATGTGGCTTTTACAAACGACCATGACGGGGTGACGTCCGGTGAACTGGATGACACGGAGCACCAGCCATTGGACCAGGATGCTGAAGACCGGGAGTTGATGAAACGGAAGAGCTATTTGTTTACTCACATGGATATGTTCGACGGGGATGAGGATAGCAGGAAGGAAGAGGATTCCTCCAGCGACTCAGGTTCTGTGTCCCACAGCGATAAGAGTCACACGTCCAGAAGGACTCAAGATGTTGTTGTTACCGTTGAACAGGAACAGGAGGAAGAACAGGAACATGTTGCGGCTATACAGACGGAGGTTAACATCTCTCAGTCAGATGGTTTTAGTACAGTTGGTTCTAATTTAAATAACAATTTCCCACACAGGAAATTGTCTCTGTCAGCTTTGATTGAAAGATCCAGAGACAGACGAGCATTCACGAACGAAGAGCCGAAACCCAGACGTCTTTCCTATGATGCTAGCATGTCCGTAAGAGGTAGGTCTCTCTCGGCCAAAACACCAGGCGAGGTGACTTTGGAGGCAGAGAAGCTTACAGCTTTGCTCAATATGTCGAAAGGTAGCTGTTGGAGTCGCTCACTTGCAGACGATGAAGAGGACGAACACGCCTCCGAGGCAGTAGACAACACACCTGGACATTTACGAGAAATATCAAGTGACAATGAGGAAAATCAGGTTGAAAACCAGAGTCGAGGAGCTGTGTATGGCGACAGTGTTGACAATATGGAGGTAAGGAATGTCCTTCAGGAAGATGAAAATGTGAGTGTTTCTCCCGAATCTACGGTGGTAGCTACTGAAGAGGACAGACATGAACAACCAAACAAGGATGGAGAGACTGAGGACTTAGTAAACATCCAGGATGGTGTGTATGAAAAAATAGTAGTGAAAGAGGGGCATGTTAGCGATGGTGAGTTGCCTCTAGTGGTAGGTGCACCGGTGGAAGGTTCTGAACCAGAACAGGACATCACTGGGCGTACAGATGAAACGGATGCTGATTCTTCTGGAAAGGAGGAAACAGATTCAATAGTATCTCACACCAAGGATggacagcaatattcaagtgttTCTGATTCCGAGAGGGAATTTGTTCTGAAGGATGAAATAGATTCAGTGACATCCCAGCCGAAGAATGATTCTGAGAAGGAATATTTCGCGAGGGCTGATGTAGATTTAGTTGATCCAAATGACACACGGCATTCTGCTACGGCTCCTGGACAAGTCTCTGACCCAAATGAAGAAAGCAGCCAAGGGGCGCCCGACACAGTAACAGGAAAGAGCGTAGAATCATCAGACGAGGACGATCAGTTAGGGGTAGACGTTCATGTTAAGACGGCATCGCCGAGAGATCCACCTCCTCCGGTGTCCGAATTATCTCGGGAGTTTGACAGAACAGATATACCGGGTGAAGGGGTTTCTCACACTCATCCAGAAAATGTAAGCGACAGTTCTGAATCTGATAAACCTTTTGCTTCATCCTCTGGTTTAGGTCATACCGACGATGAGGAGAAGGTCCAGTCACACCCAGAAAGTGTGACATTAGTGTCAACTTCATTTCATGATGGGGAGAAAAGTGATGGACATGTTGATTTTAGGCCCACATCCAACAGTTTCAAAGAAGACGATTCCGAAGACGACAGTGTTAGCGAGTCCTCGACTTCTAGCAATGTTTCTGGGCGTTATGATTTTGGTAACCCTGTTCAGAAGTCAGACGATGAAGATGAAggggagagagggggagagaagGAAGTGGGGAGAGACATCCCACATCCACCACACAGTCCTGATTCAGCAGATGGTGTTGTAGCCTTCAAGCAACAGGAGGACGACGAAGATCGGTCAAGTGTTGTGTCTGGTTTCGAACCAAAGAAAGAAGCTGGAATAAATCTGGATACAAGCTCCATATCCTCCTTGGATCCGTCCTTGTTAGATACATCAGTAGAGTTGTCCACTTCATCAACGGAGAGCCCTGTTCCCCAGAAGCGCTTCTCACATCCGCCTACAACATCCGACCAGCCCAGGAAGGTGTTGGCCCCTGTGTTTACTATCGgggatgacgacgacgacacaCACAGCGACGCCTCAAGCGACTCCGAGGAGGAGGACAAACCCAGGGCCTCTATCAGTAgcatcatcaacaccatcaacCCGATGCCGGGCATTGAGGAAGAGTCGGACAGTGATGAGGGACGGTCAAGATCTTACAATATCAGCGGGGTGGGTGATGACGCGAGTGAATCTGAAGAGGAGGGGTTGCAATTCACGGACGATGACCTGCTAGCTGAGCTGTCTGACGGCTCGAGTAAAGACGGAAGGAGTGATAGTTCACACAATGTCAAACTCACTCCAGGCACGTTTGTTTTCGGCGATCCTGACGATGATATTGATGTGTAG